A DNA window from Hordeum vulgare subsp. vulgare chromosome 1H, MorexV3_pseudomolecules_assembly, whole genome shotgun sequence contains the following coding sequences:
- the LOC123402849 gene encoding uncharacterized protein LOC123402849, with product MAALRVTWGGGGGGGKRGAGRLRSFLSSVPRPQTDYKYSKRRTRHTRKQTPATDRRRSIESATTMAALRHAARRLCERALQQRGALQQRGAQARSSFVADEPRRLLLNGTSPGRRLMSNSSIGGKPASRAEAKGELELLEWQFKKKKEELFDLLIAVKCSDLYPQLSWKDIETHRLISHLASQVEPRPHDPIWRRFRRTRRLNEFNTICAFLVLYGQLFAYWVQTNIREYGAASKNSEANSVSEPKNDMN from the exons ATGGCGGCACTACG CGtaacatgggggggggggggggggggggggaaacgggGAGCGGGCCGGTTGCGGAGTTTTCTTTCTTCCGTGCCAAGGCCGCAAACCGATTACAAATACTCCAAACGACGGACACGCCACACGCGAAAGCAAACCCCAGCAACCGACCGAAGAAGATCGATCGAGTCGGCGACAACGATGGCGGCGCTCCGGCACGCGGCGAGGAGGCTCTGCGAGCGTGCGCTCCAGCAGCGAGGAGCGCTCCAGCAGCGAGGAGCGCAGGCAAGGTCTTCGTTCGTGGCGGACGAACCTCGGCGGCTCTTGCTAAACGGCACTTCCCCTGGCCGCCGGCTCATGTCTAACTCCTCCATCGGTGGCAAG CCGGCATCTAGGGCAGAGGCAAAGGGCGAGCTGGAATTGCTGGAATGGCaattcaagaagaagaaagaggagttgTTTGATTTGCTCATAGCGGTCAAATGTTCAGATCTTTACCCACAGTTGTCTTGGAAAGACATCGAAACTCATCGGCTCATCAGTCACCTTGCTTCTCAAGTGGAGCCTAGGCCTCATGACCCAATTTG GCGCAGGTTTCGACGAACAAGAAGACTCAACGAGTTTAACACTATATGTGCTTTTCTGGTATTATATGGTCAGCTGTTCGCCTACTGGGTCCAAACTAACATCAGAGAATATGGCGCTGCAAGCAAGAATAGTGAAGCCAATTCCGTCTCCGAGCCAAAGAACGATATGAACTAG
- the LOC123402858 gene encoding uncharacterized protein LOC123402858, with protein sequence MTSKLKCHHYKVKHIPRPMTSKLKCHHYKVKHIPRPMTSKLKGRGATHPPASAKSDISAHLAPLDLKILELSSCLLGRVYCLAAPCQAQAQVQLRPRIFPWWTASVSLSRGGYNPIRVKGIKQRESPRRRRRRRESPAAEGSKKMTRGNQRDRDRERAAARKPNSKNGGDGLTPEQRRERDKKALEEKNAKKAAQASGSTSTDAKTKDGKK encoded by the exons ATGACGTCCAAGCTAAAATGCCATCATTACAAGGTGAAGCACATCCCTAGGCCCATGACGTCCAAGCTAAAATGCCATCATTACAAGGTGAAGCACATCCCTAGGCCCATGACGTCCAAGCTAAAAGGCAGAGGAGCCACACACCCTCCCGCTTCAGCC AAGTCTGATATTTCAGCTCACCTTGCGCCTCTCGATCTAAAAATACTTGAGCTCAGTTCCTGCCTGCTGGGCCGCGTTTATTGCCTCGCTGCACCGTGCCAGGCCCAGGCCCAGGTCCAGCTACGGCCGCGTATATTCCCTTGGTGGACTGCCTCCGTCTCTCTCTCCCGCGGCGGCTACAACCCAATCCGCGTCAAGGGAATCAAGCAGAGAGaatccccaagaagaagaagaagaagaagagagtcgCCGGCGGCGGAAGGCAGCAAGAAGATGACTC GGGGCAACCAGAGGGACCGCGACCGCGAGCGCGCGGCGGCGCGGAAGCCCAACTCCAAGAACGGCGGCGACGGCCTCACCCCGGAGCAGCGCCGCGAGAG GGACAAGAAGGCGCTCGAGGAGAAGAACGCCAAGAAGGCGGCGCAGGCCTCCGGGAGCACCTCCACGGACGCCAAGACCAAGGACGGCAAGAAGTAG